The Fusarium oxysporum f. sp. lycopersici 4287 chromosome 6, whole genome shotgun sequence DNA segment GATTGACCAGCAACTGCATCACTATCACCTGTaggtttttcttttctttttttacCCCGGATGAAGATCTGGTTCGATTACTACAACGAGCCATTCAACGCGGCAGAATGAGTGCCTCAATTGGGTCATCGCCCGTTCTTCCCTCTAGTAGTCAATGATAAAATCAATTGTAGCAGATTTGAATTATCTGCCCCATATTACAGGGAGGTAGATTTGATTTCATTGACAGGGGTTGATTTGATTTTTGTGAGCCAATCATAGCTCACCACTATTCCGTCAAAGACCCGCAACGAACGCGTAAAGCTTCCACGAAGCGATTCCAGTAGGCGATTCCAGTAGGCGATTCCAGCTCAAGTTTTCAGGGCCACAACCAACATCTCTTGTCTTTTGTAGCTTCATCAGATCcttaaatacttaataatatagGAGCGctttttgtttttttctttttttgaAATTAAACCTTTGTTTCTTCTGTTGAAATGGGAAGATTcatatttttatttttttttcatTCAAAATATGCAGTAGGAGAACTACTGGTTATGTACAGGCACCACCTCCGTGGAATGTTCCACCTTGTTCCACACCTTGCCACCGACTTGGTCGTCTCACATTTGTGATCTCCAACAAAGGGACCACAGACTCGGAATTGGACTTCATTCATCGAAGCTGTCACTGCTGACGGCCGCGCTTTAGTTCCTGGCATAATCTTCAAGGGGAAGGAACTGCAGAAACAATGGTTtcttgacgagttcaagcagatagCAGACTGGTATTACATAACTTCGCCCAACGGGTGGACTGATGACCGCAGTGATCGGAATGGTCTGGTATGGTCTGGTATGGGGGGTCAAACCAAACCATACGGGCGCCAATAGGTGCGCACCTGGATGCGCACGTAAGTGTCACGTGTTGCGCACCCGGTGCGTCTGTAAGAGAGTTATGTAAGCCCAACACCCTTGTATGCCAGCCAGCCTATTGTATTTTATTGTATTCATTCTAATCTCTAGATGACGAACTGCTCTGCTATACAGATTTTTTCTCACGGTGCCATAATTGGGATTCAAGTAATGTAGGCGTTAATAATAATCACAGCAGTAACTAACAGGCCTCTATAATATCCGCCTTCAGCCTACCACGGCGATCAACTATGGTAAGCTTTGCACTGCTGAAAAGGCGTTCACACTCATCTGACATGGGCGAGATCGCAAACAGATCCAGAGCGAAGCGAGCAAGATCTCNNNNNNNNNNNNNNNNNNNNNNNNNNNNNNNNNNNNNNNNNNNNNNNNNNNNNNNNNNNNNNNNNNNNNNNNNNNNNNNNNNNNNNNNNNNNNNNNNNNNNNNNNNNNNNNNNNNNNNNNNNNNNNNNNNNNNNNNNNNNNNNNNNNNNNNNNNNNNNNNNNNNNNNNNNNNNNNNNNNNNNNNNNNNNNNNNNNNNNNNNNNNNNNNNNNNNNNNNNNNNNNNNNNNNNNNNNNNNNNNNNNNNNNNNNNNNNNNNNNNNNNNNNNNNNNNNNNNNNNNNNNNNNNNNNNNNNNNNNNNNNNNNNNNNNNNNNNNNNNNNNNNNNNNNNNNNNNNNNNNNNNNNNNNNNNNNNNNNNNNNNNNNNNNNNNNNNNNNNNNNNNNNNNNNNNNNNNNNNNNNNNNNNNNNNNNNNNNNNNNNNNNNNNNNNNNNNNNNNNNNNNNNNNNNNNNNNNNNNNNNNNNNNNNNNNNNNNNNNNNNNNNNNNNNNNNNNNNNNNNNNNNNNNNNNNNNNNNNNNNNNNNNNNNNNNNNNNNNNNNNNNNNNNNNNNNNNNNNNNNNNNNNNNNNNNNNNNNNNNNNNNNNNNNNNNNNNNNNNNNNNNNNNNNNNNNNNNNNNNNNNNNNNNNNNNNNNNNNNNNNNNNNNNNNNNNNNNNNNNNNNNNNNNNNNNNNNNNNNNNNNNNNNNNNNNNNNNNNNNNNNNNNNNNNNNNNNNNNNNNNNNNNNNNNNNNNNNNNNNNNNNNNNNNNNNNNNNNNNNNNNNNNNNNNNNNNNNNNNNNNNNNNNNNNNNNNNNNNNNNNNNNNNNNNNNNNNNNNNNNNNNNNNNNNNNNNNNNNNNNNNNNNNNNNNNNNNNNNNNNNNNNNNNNNNNNNNNNNNNNNNNNNNNNNNNNNNNNNNNNNNNNNNNNNNNNNNNNNNNNNNNNNNNNNNNNNNNNNNNNNAGATGTGAAATCGTCCAGAGCTTTCGTCTAGTCGTCGGCACCATCATCACACTGGCTAGCCCGTTGTCGATGCGCGCTCTAGCGCTACTTCTTGATGTTCATGTCAATAAGGTGACGACTAGGCTAAGGGTATTGCATTCTGTTTTGGAGGTTCCGGAAAGGCTCGATTCACCGGTGCGACTGCTCCATTTATCGTTCCGAGATTATCTCGTCGATCCAGAGAACAGAGAGACAGTCGAGTTATGGGTGGATGAGAAACTTACTCACCGAAACCTGGTAAAACACTGCTTGCGTGTTATGCGAGGCGTTCTGCGTGAGAACATATGCGGTCTGTCTTTCCCAGGTATGCGTCGATCTGCAGTAGGCGTTACGCAACTTGAGGAACACATGCCTTCACAGCTCCAATATGCTTGTATGTATTGGGTCCATCATCAGATGAAGGGCGATCCTGAACACAACGACGGCGACGAGGTTCATGATTTCCTGATGACACACTTCCTCCACTGGCTGGAGGCGCTGAGCTTGCTGGGCCGAGCCAGAGAATGTCTCGACTCACTCAAATCAATGGCAAATTGGCTGGTGGTAAGTTTACGTATTTCGAAACTGTCCCTGCTGACTCTTGATAGGGCCGAAGAGATTCAAGCCTGTCGAAATTTGTAGCCGATGCAATTCGATTCCTTCAGGCCAATTTCTCTGTAGTTACCGAAGCACCGCTGCAGATTTATTCTTCTGCCCTGATTTTCGCCCCAAGCAAGAGCATTGTGAGAAAGACATTTGAAAACGTTATCCCCAGATGGATAAGCACTCTGCCGAAGGTTCAAGAAAATTGGGATGCATGCTTGTTGACTCTGGAGGGCCATAGCAGCCCGGTCGACTCGGTGGTGTTCTCGAACGACTCGATGAAGCTGGCATCGGCCTCTTACGACAAGACGATATGGATCTGGAATGCGGAGACGGGCGACTGTGAGCGAGTGCTAGAGGGCCATAGCGACTGGGTCAGGTCGGTGGTGTTCTCGCACGACTCGAAAAAGGTGGTATCGGCCTCTAACGACAAGATGGTACGGATCTGGAACGCGGAGACTGGAACATCCAAGGATGTCATTTTGTTAGGGCGCTTTTGCAGATGTTCTTTCTTTTTACGCCCGATGAGCGTGGGCATCGTCACAGATCATGGGTGTATTTGCTTTGACTGGCGGCTCAAGGTTATCCCGCAGAACTCCCTATGTCATTACAGCCTTTCCGGGGTCCCATCGGTCGCCTCTCACGACGGCACCTGGGTTACGACAGCTGGAACAGACTTGCTTTGGCTACCTCCCGAATGTCGCGATGGCAGAGTAGCTGTTGCGGGAAGTACGATTGCCGTAGGCTGCCGCTCGGGAAAAGTTGTGTTATTGGGGTTTTCTGCGGTGGACATAGCGGACATAGCGCAATCTTGATGATTTGACCTTTCGAAGTAATCCATTGTCCATGATGCGGATCACTAGACACAACTGTGCTGAGTGTTGTTTATCTGGCAGCTAATCCTACATATATCGATGTATGATTACTATCCTGTACATTTCACCGGTAGCAATAGAGACTGTGGTGATTGTGCTGGATGAAGTGTCCTGGCTTATTCTGGACGCGTATCTAACaattcccagccgccaatctaacaaAGTGCTGTGGGCTGCCCAGTTATAGGTTGGTCATAAGGATAACGtagttgataagcgagtgtgacagacaagcgagtgtGACAGTATACTGTGtagctaaaaatagcttaccctatagcaTTTTAgtacttaaataaaatagttaaaaatCTAATAAAATTATTCTTAAAATAGTATAGCTAACtatattaaaaagtattttTGTTAaatttttagctattttattttatataaaaaagcttaattatacagtgtaaataaagtttttatatactagctatataggatttttttaaaaatctaaaaaaattaatatagcttattttaaaacttatatataggctattaaaattatagctattttaggcttaaattaggtattttataagcttttaaaaacTAGATTTTAAGGTGTATAAAGTAGTGTCACACTCACTTGTCTGTcacactcgcttatcaactaCGTTACACCAAGTACTGTATGTTACGTCATTACTATGTACACCCTGTAAGCATGGTGCGTGCGCTAGAAACTGAAGAGAGTGTGCGGATGGACAACCGATTTCGATCTTTACTGTACTATGCCGGACTGCATTTTTAACTACACGCGAAGGGATCAGAAGAATCATCGTTGTTTGGGAGAAAATTCGTGGTGGAGACTGCCCGTCATGGCGGACCCAATAGGGGCCGAGATCGTAGTGGAGCAGGATGATGCCCCCTTTTCGACGCCAAAGAGACCGAGTCGAATGGTGAGGCCAACGAGCAAAGTCCGAGACACCGCGCGACAATTGGAAGACACTGCCAAAGAAACGCGAAAAACTACCCGGCAGACGACGCGAAATGTACCGGCCGAAGAACAGATCGACCGACCGACCGAAACCCGAAAGAGTAGCGGCagtggcagcggcagcggcagcggaAGTAGCGATGGAAGGGCAATGCTGCAGAAGGCGCTGGATCTCCTGGCAGAGTCGCGCAGGGAGACCAAGAGGCTGCAGGAAGCGCTGAAGGAACAGATGGAGATGACCAGGGAACTTAGGGAAGCTGTTGCAAAGCAGGAAGAGACAGTGCACGAAATGGGCAAGCAGATGGCGGAGATCAAGGAACAGATGACCGAGGAACTGCAGCGAGCCCGCGAGCAGCTCGAAACTATCGCTGCGAATGCAATGGACGGACCCCAACGATCATATGCTGACGTCACACGACTGACACCGTTCTTACCCCACAACGATTCGAGGACCTTAGCCGCTCCGCCGAACCCCACAGACGTGCTTTACTGCACGATTGACGTTTCAAGActagaagaagatgaggctaGGCTCTCAGCCGGGACGATCCGAGCGACAGTGGAGAACGAAGTCCGCTCCGAACTGGATAATCCCACGTGGCGATGCCGAGCGGTGACTAAGGACCCAAAGAATCCCCACCGCGTCAGGATCACCTGCAGGGACGAGAGCGAGCATGAGACTGTGAAACGCGCAGCGGAAACAAAACTGGCCACAGGAGCCCGTATCCTACGAGACGACCTGTACCCTATCAGAGTGGATAATGTCAGCCGTATTGCGGTGCTGAACGAGAGGAACGAAGTCCGAACTGAGATCACCGAGATGCTCGGCCGAGAAAATGACACCGATGTCGCAAAGGTAGCATGGCTCAGCAAGAGAGACGTCCCCAAGGCGTACGGCTCGATGGTTGTATACCTTAAAAAACGTTCAGAAGCTAGGCGATTTATTAACGAAGGATTCTTTGTGGCTGGAGGAGAATCCGGTACTACAAAGGCGTTTGAACGTCGTGACCGCCCCAAGCAATGTTACAATTGCCAACAGATCACGAGCCATAAGGCCTACCAATGCGACAGACCACAAGTCTGTGGCAGATGCGCGCAAGAAGGCCATCACCACAGTGCATGCACAGAAACGCTTCCGAAATGTATCCCATGCGGCGGCCCCCACGAGTCATACAGCAGAAACTGTCGGAAGCTCTATCCATCGCAGCATGAATAGCATATTCCGATTGTTTCAACTGAATGTCAGAAAGCAAGGACCGGTACATGATAGTTTAATGAACGACAAGGACATTAAGGATGCAACCGTATTAGCCATCCAAGAACCCCAAGCACGGAGGATTCAGGGTAGGCTATTGACAACACCGATGGGGCACCACAAATGGGTCAAGATGGTACCTACGACAGAGAGGGAAGGTAGATGGGTGATTCGGAGCATGCTATGGGTAAATAAGGATGTGGAAGCCGAGCAGGTGCCGATAGACTCTCCAGACGTGACGGCAGCGGTTGTTCGGCTGCCAGATCGTCTGGTCTTCACGGCGTCTGTCTACGTGCCGGGGGGAGACGGCCAAGCTCTACAAGACATATGCGCTAAGCTTCGTAGAGCTATTCAAGAGGTGAGACGGAGATCGGGGGGAGCGGTGGATGTAGTGGTTGTTGGTGATTTCAATCGCCACGACCAGGTGTGGGGCGGCGACGATGTAGCAGTGGAGAGACAGGGCGAGGCGGATCCGATCATTGACTTGATGAACGATTTCATGCTTAGGAGCCTCCTTCGCCGGGGCACAAAGACATGGCAAAGCGGAGACTACGAAACAACCATTGATTTGGTTCTGGCGTCCGAGGAGCTCGCGGACACAAACATCAAATGCGCGATACATGGTACGGAGCACGGGTCGGACCATCGCACGATGGAGACGGCGTTCGACATTTCAGTCCCGGCACCGAAACAGGAAGAAAGACTTCTGTTCAAGAATGCACCCTGGAAGGAGATCAACAACAGGATAGCGAACACACCAAGGGATAGGCCAGTGGGAAGCACGGTGCAGTAGAAGAGGAGTCGGTTGATGTCGGCTGTGCTAGAAGCAGTCCGAGCACTGACACCCAGAGCCAAACCGTCGCCATACGCAAAGCGGTGGTGGACCCATGACCTCACACAGCTGCGGCATATATACACATACTGGAGAAATCGAGCCCGAGCCATAAGGCGTGCGGGGCAGAATGCTAAAGGTCTGGAAAATACGGCAAAGGCTGCGGCGAAGCAGTATCACGATGCCATCCGACAACGCAAGAACAATCATTGGAAGGAGTTTCTGGCGGATAACGATAATATCTGGAAAGCAGCCAAGTACATGAAGTCTGGGGATGACGCAGCTTTTGGGAAAGTACCGCAGCTCGTCAAAGCAGACGGAACAGCAACAACGAGCCATAAAGANNNNNNNNNNNNNNNNNNNNNNNNNNNNNNNNNNNNNNNNNNNNNNNNNNNNNNNNNNNNNNNNNNNNNNNNNNNNNNNNNNNNNNNNNNNNNNNNNNNNCTGCGGCGAAGCAGTATCACGATGCCATCCGACAACGCAAGAACAATCATTGGAAGGAGTTTCTGGCGGATAACGATAATATCTGGAAAGCAGCCAAGTACATGAAGTCTGGGGATGACGCAGCTTTTGGGAAAGTACCGCAGCTCGTCAAAGCAGACGGAACAGCAACAACGAGCCATAAAGAGCAAGCCGAAGAACTGCTAGCCAAGTTCTTCCCGCCATTGCCAGACACCATCGAAGACGAAGGACCACGACAACAGAGAGCCCCAGTAACGATGCCCGACCTGactttggaagaagtggaacGTCAACTGTGGGCGACAAAATCATGGAAGGCaccaggagaagatggactACCAGCGATCGTCTGGAAGCAAGTCTGGCCGTCAGTGAAACACGAcgtcctcgccatctttCAGGCATCACTGGAGGAAGGCGTGATACCAGACCAGTGGAGACATGCTCGAATCATCCCACTCAAGAAGCCAGGTAAAGATGATTACACGATTGCGAAAGCGTGGAGACCAATCTCGCTTCTCGCTACGCTGGGTAAGGTGTTAGAGTCGGTAGTTGCTGAGAGGATCTCCCACGCGGTGGAGACTCACGGACTTCTTCCGACCAACCATTTCGGTGCGCGGAAGCAACGATCAGCGGAGCAAGCCCTCGTACTTCTACAAGAGCACATCTTCTCGGCTTGGCGTTCACGCCATGTCGTGAGCCTCGTCAGTTTCGACGTGAAAGGCGCATACAATGGTGTGTGCAAAGAGAGGTTGCTGCAGCGGATGAAGGCGAGAGGGATCCCCGAGGGTCTCTTGCGCTGGATCGATGCCTTTTGTTCAGAGCGAACTGCAACCATTGTAATTAATGGCCAAAGTTCCGAAAACCGACCTCTACCACAAGCAGGACTTCCGCAGGGATCGCCCCTATCGCCGATACTGTTTCTATTCTTCAATGCAGATCTAGTGCAAACTCAGATCGATAAGAATGGTGGGGCTATTGCATTTGTCGATGACTACACTGCGTGGGTATCGGGACCGACAGCCCAGAGCAACCGGAGAGGAATACAAGCAATAATTGATAAAGCTCTCGACTGGGAGAGACGCAGCGGCGCGACATTTGAGGCGGAAAAGACGGCGATCATACATTTCACCAGGTACACAGGCAGAGTAGACTCAGAACCATTTGCTATTAAGGGTGAGAGAGTCTTTCCGAAGGATCAGGTCAAGATCCTGGGGGTCATCATGGACTCACGGCTTCACTACAAGCAACACATCGCAAGGGCAGCAACTAAGGGTTTAGGAGCTGCGTTGGAACTGAAACGGCTGAAGGGAATAGCTCCCTCAACAACGAGGCAGCTTTTTACAGCCATGGTAGCGCCTGTGGTGGACTACGCCTCCAACGTCTGGATGCATGCGTGCAAAACAGCATCGGCGTATACGATCCATCGAGTACAAAGAATAGGAGCACAGACGATTATAGGGTCCTTCACAAGCGTGGCGACAGGAGTAGCTGAGGCTGAAGCCCACATAGCGACCATCCACGAACGATTCTGGAGACGAGCAAGCAAGCTGTGGGTAGACATACACACGCTGCCGCGGACCAACCCGGTCCGGAATCTCTTACGAGGAATCAAAGCCTTCAGACGCTTCATATCTCCACTCAGGCGCATCGCGGATGTATGCAGAGAGTTACCGAAGGATACCATGGAAGTCATTCAGCCATTCGGCCTCGCGTCATGGGAGGCACGCCTACAAGTCATACTGAACAGtcaaggagaggaagaagaggacaaGATCAAAGGGCTAGCCAAAGCAGGATGGGCGGTCAGAATAGCGACAAGCAGCTCCGCGAGGAATGATCTGGTCGGCATGGGAGGGGCCGTTAGAATCCCCATATCCGTGGCAAGAGCCGGTAAGATTAACGAAACCTTTTCGGTCACCCTGGGTACGAGAGAAGAACACAATCCCTACACAGCCGAACTGGCAGCTATCGCTCATGGTCTCAACTACCTGCCGGAGATGAAGTATCGAGTCATTGTGATCGTGACAAGTAATAAATCGGCTGCACAAGCTATAGGTAACCCTCGCCAGCAGTCAGGTCAAGGGCATATACGGGAGATATATGATGCTATAGAGAAGCTTCGAGGAGATGGGAACAGAGTCAAACTCATCTGGCTACCACGTGACAGCGAGCTCAAAATCCAGaagacagccaagatgtcaGCCCGTTATGCAACGGAGCCGTACATGACGCCACAGAGAGGATTCGCCAAAGCGAAGACCACAATTCTTAATCGAACTAGGGCAGATCTACAAATGGAGAGGAAGCTACCAGATGGAGTTGGGAGGCATTCTAGAAAGGTTGACTCAGCTCTGCCTGGTAAGCATACCCGCCTGCTGTACGATCAATTATCATGGAAAGAGGCCAGTGTACTGGCGCAGCTCAGAACCGGAATGGCGCGACTGAACGGTTATCTATACCAGATCAGGGCAGCACCGACGGATGAATGTCCGTGCGGGCGGGCAAAGGAAACGGTAGAGCATTTTCTCTTCCGCTGCGTGAAATGGACGACACAACGCAACGAGATGCTACAATGTACGGAGGAAAAGCGCGGTAATCTTTCATTTCACCTAGGAGGCAAGGCAGTATCAGATGGACAGAAGTGGACACCAGATATGGACGCGGTGCGGGCCACAATCAGGTTCGCGATCGCTACAGGTCGCTTGGAACAGAGATGACAGGAACACCACTAACTTACCAACATTTTATCAACACTAACCGATAACCCCCGAAGCCCTCAACTAGCCAACAGCAGGCAtcgcttcagccgccgaatataggaaactgaacacttggaggaattgggcTTCAAGTCGGCTTGCTACTACTAACATCCAGGAgggccaaggagaagagcgATAACTAGACTGGAAAGAACAAGGCGATATTCTCATGGGCTTGGCGAGAGCAAGGCAATGATGAGAGAGATGTATGTAATCTTAGCTTCAGAGCCCTTTTGGCGTTGGcctaccgggcgtaatagacttgtattgtattgtattaAAACATTCATTTAATAACTCATTTATATTTTCCTCGACTTATAGTTGGTTATTTTCAAATAAAAGTTGTGAAAATTAATACGTAACAGTATTTTCGTTCTAGCCTAGGTAAAAATAAACAACTGCCAACCAACATTTAGCAATATAGCTATAGGTAGTAGAGTAAATTGTCGTACTACTGCCAGTGCTGAAGCCTAGGTATTTACTACAAGCGGAAAATTTTGAGACTTGACACACAAAACCATCTAGCGGTTAGAGGTCTGTGGGTGAGTTTGAATATTAGTTGAGGTTAAATACCAATGGCTAGGTCAAtagaagaaaagggaaaagggaaaagaaaagttCAACTTTTAATATCTACACCCGTTGTTGGCGCCGCTTCTGTAACAACTCAACCTACAGAACACCACCCGGTTACAGTGAGCGATCATAAATCGAGGCAATAGGACAACCTTTGGCTCCTGCTAACACTAGTAAAAAAGGACCGTCCTGAAGGCGGTATGTGAATAATCTTTAGCGACTTGCCGTGACCCACGAAGGCTTGGAAACTTGGCGGAAATTTAAACACGCTGACCAGTGTACTGATATTTCTAGCCACATCACTGAAAGAGCCACAGTCGCCCCTCATATGCAGGGCTTGAAGTTTAACTGGGTAGTGTAGATGTCTGACTTGGTCCGAGGATACGTTACGAAAATGGACAGGTAAACTCAAGAACGtcaaagaaggacaagagTTGATAATAATCGCCATATCTTGTATCAGGGTCCAAATCCATACCACGAAATCCACATATGGATCCATAATGTGGATCCATATCCATTCCATTCCATTCCACGTAGGCTTCAGCTTTTCCACATCCACGCCACGGAACCCCTTCCACATGTTCCACATGTGGAAATTGTGGAAAGGAATGGAAATTTAGGTGGGGTTTGAAAATACCTGGATTTCCTTGTGAAATAGCGCATACCCTAAGTACTTTCCATAGCCAATAACAACGCAATAGCAACAATTTTCCACTCCGTTTTACCCGTACACAAAGTTCAAACAAGTCTATTCTAGGAGGGTTTACTATTACTCACGCCCTGACTACTCCAAACCGAAATGGCCACCCTTCATCCTACCAAGTCAACCACACCCGTTCCAGAACGTACAGAAGAAGACAATCAACGACTCTTTCAGCTCTACAAAGGCTGGACCTTGACGGAGAGAGACGGCCAAGTGCGTCAATGGGTATATCAGTTCGGCTACGATATCCAGCATGCCGATAAGGGGGAACGCCGATGGGTGTGTTGCCTTTGCATCAAGCAAAAGCGGCCGAGGCCAAAGAGTTACGCCATCAAAGGGTTGCAGAACGCTGAGGGTCACCTGTACACGGACCACAATGGCATCATGGATCCGACAGGCAAGAGGCAAAAGCCTACAAAGGCATCCGAGAAAGCACATCAGTCCATTGCAACAATCCTACAGTTGAACCCGAAGGAGCCGAAGGAACAAGATTTGATCAATACCTTGATCAAACGTTTCGACAAAACTGTATTCCAGCAGAAACTTGTCAACTGGATTGTCAACTCTAACCAATCCTTCTCGATCGTCAACGatcaagatcttcgagaCATCTTCAACTACCTCAATCCATCTGTCGAGATCACAAAAGCTAACATTACTGACGTGACCGTGCGTGCCATCGCAGAACGAGAATTTACCAACAACATGGAAAGAGTGAAAGATGCTTTGCGAAAGAGTCCGGGACAGATCCATATCCAGTACGATGGCTGGAAGTCTGGTAACCGACACGCCTTATACGGCATCACATGTGTGTTTCGGGATTCAAATAATCGGCCACAGAAGTGTGTCCTCGGACTGCCTGAGCTTACAGAGCGGCACACAGGCGAGAATATCGCCGGGCAGATTATCGAGATCATTCGGGAGTACGAGATCAGCGATAAACTCGGGTATTTCACATTGGATAATGCCGGTAACAATAAAACCTCGATGGGGGAGCTTGGATTAGAGTTTGGCTTCGACTGGGAGAAGCGATGGGTTCGCTGCGTTGGCCACGTTGTCAACATAGTAGTGAAACAGATGCTGTATGGCAAGAACCCGGATGCTTTCGAGAAAGAGGTCTTCGAAGGACTTCACACGGCAGCGAAGGAGCATGAAGTCTGGAGGAGGCGAGGCTCTGTCAAGGGTGTGCACCACTCAATTCAATCAACTGAATGGCTCGGTGGCGGTGAGTTGACCTGGTCAACCACTCTCTCTAGTGGCGTTGATCAATTATCCGTCAAATTGAGTTGAATGGACACTGGTTGAAGTCGTTGATCTCCAAGCCGAGCTAGTTCACTCCCACTCTCCCATCCCCTTTTCTTCACATCCCACCTCTACCCAGGATCCTTCTTCCGTCCCATCACCACTACCATTCTCAGTAGGAAGTAGTGACAAGTCCAGGTCGTCAATCACCCCAGCCCGTAACCACGATCGCAGCACTTGACACATTCCTATAA contains these protein-coding regions:
- a CDS encoding hypothetical protein (At least one base has a quality score < 10), with the translated sequence MRALALLLDVHVNKVTTRLRVLHSVLEVPERLDSPVRLLHLSFRDYLVDPENRETVELWVDEKLTHRNLVKHCLRVMRGVLRENICGLSFPGMRRSAVGVTQLEEHMPSQLQYACMYWVHHQMKGDPEHNDGDEVHDFLMTHFLHWLEALSLLGRARECLDSLKSMANWLVGRRDSSLSKFVADAIRFLQANFSVVTEAPLQIYSSALIFAPSKSIVRKTFENVIPRWISTLPKVQENWDACLLTLEGHSSPVDSVVFSNDSMKLASASYDKTIWIWNAETGDCERVLEGHSDWVRSVVFSHDSKKVVSASNDKMVRIWNAETGTSKDVILLGRFCRCSFFLRPMSVGIVTDHGCICFDWRLKVIPQNSLCHYSLSGVPSVASHDGTWVTTAGTDLLWLPPECRDGRVAVAGSTIAVGCRSGKVVLLGFSAVDIADIAQS